The Watersipora subatra chromosome 1, tzWatSuba1.1, whole genome shotgun sequence genome has a window encoding:
- the LOC137389143 gene encoding endoglucanase 4-like → MDRVQKYLLVALVWIAANGVMVYGCDGSITSSNFNFISYNGKIKLTIPQDIVGWDATLTFTHRTTSLRSLTGAVQVSSFMSLVSAVQTNDAVVRKLSNKVYSLTNKDGEGVMAAGDIFYLDFTVNLNGIDVDGFAPCFEITYDYAATTYDSNYALAIEYSFLFYEAQRSGVLPVDNRIAWRGDSSENDGSDVGLDLSGGWHDAGDHIKFGLPMSAATTMLLHGLIFFGDAYQMIGQYDEGLRQIRWPLDYFMKCHQLTDRFYAQVGNGTIDHNHWGRPEEMDEQNIARPSYVLGAGASTSGGADVMGETAAALAAGSILFKTSDPNYSNHLLNNATSLYQLAKNNEDTYNNALPEGAEFYL, encoded by the exons ATGGACAGGGTACAGAAGTATTTGCTGGTTGCCCTTGTCTGGATAGCTGCGAACGGAGTCATG GTCTATGGGTGTGATGGAAGTATAACTTCTTCCAACTTCAATTTCATAAGCtataatggaaaaataaagcTCACAATTCCACAGGATATTGTCGGATGGGACGCTACACTTACGTTCACCCACAGAACCACGAGTTTACGA TCACTGACTGGTGCTGTTCAGGTAAGCAGTTTcatgtcacttgttagtgctgttcag ACCAATGATGCTGTTGTAAGAAAGCTCAGCAATAAGGTGTACAGTTTGACCAATAAGGATGGAGAAGGTGTTATGGCAGCAGGAGATATATTTTATCTGGATTTTACTGTCAA tttaaacgGTATTGATGTCGATGGCTTTGCCCCATGCTTCGAGATAACCTATGACTATGCGGCTACCACTTACG ACTCTAACTATGCTTTGGCCATTGAGTACTCCTTCCTTTTCTACGAGGCTCAACGGTCAGGCGTTCTTCCTGTTGATAACAGAATTGCCTGGAGAGGCGATTCATCAGAAAATGATGGCAGTGATGTTGGCCTTGACCTAAGTGGAGGCTGGCACGATG CTGGTGACCACATAAAGTTTGGGTTACCAATGTCTGCAGCGACGACCATGCTTTTACATGGCTTGATATTTTTTGGCGATGCCTACCAGATGATTGGACAATACGATGAAGGACTCAGACAAATTAGATGGCCACTCGATTACTTCATGAAGTGTCATCAATTGACGGATAGATTTTACGCACAG GTTGGGAATGGCACCATTGATCATAATCACTGGGGAAGACCTGAGGAAATGGATGAGCAGAACATTGCAAGGCCGAGTTATGTCTTGGGGGCTGGAGCCAGTACGAGTGGAGGGGCTGATGTTATGGGAGAGACTGCGGCAGCCCTTGCTGCTGGATCAATCTTATTTAAGACATCTG ACCCAAATTACAGCAATCACTTGCTTAACAATGCCACTTCTCTCTACCAGCTCGCTAAGAATAATGAAGACACATATAATAATGCTCTGCCAGAGGGTGCTGAATTTTATTTGTAG